A genomic segment from Bdellovibrionota bacterium encodes:
- a CDS encoding type II toxin-antitoxin system RelE/ParE family toxin, whose product MRILQLPAFREEMARFSEETREDIWLLVDRFLKRERLPHTSFKTFSIDKQTRIQEFKVKDYRGNWRAISCIHEKELLVFVYAFHKKSQALQEKDKRVIRQRVQRIPYAT is encoded by the coding sequence ATGAGGATCCTCCAGCTTCCGGCGTTTCGTGAGGAAATGGCGCGTTTCTCTGAGGAGACGCGGGAGGATATTTGGTTGCTTGTGGATCGATTCCTGAAAAGGGAGCGATTGCCGCACACCTCGTTTAAGACCTTCTCGATCGACAAGCAGACTAGAATCCAGGAGTTTAAAGTGAAAGATTACAGAGGAAATTGGCGCGCGATCTCGTGTATTCACGAAAAAGAACTGTTGGTGTTTGTATACGCCTTTCATAAGAAATCGCAGGCGCTTCAGGAGAAGGATAAGCGAGTGATTCGACAACGGGTTCAAAGGATTCCTTATGCGACATAA